From the Candidatus Zixiibacteriota bacterium genome, the window TGTATGAAAAAAACCTGATTTCTGAGGAAGAGTGGGAGATATTCAAGACCCAGCGTTCGGTCACAAACAAGCAGACCGAGATTGCCAAATCCGAATATGATCTCCTGCGCGAAGGCCCCAAGGCGGAAGAACTGCTTAAGCAGGATGCTGAAATAGACCGCCTCAGGGCCAAGGCTCGCTACCTCAAAGAACAGATCGAGGCCTGCACGATCCGTTCTCCCTTCGATGGTAAAGCTACCCTATTCGGACAGCCGGGAGAAATCATTTCGGTAGCAAAAAACTCAACAGTTGAGGTTCGGGTGCGGATTCCCGAAGACCAGGTCGATATCCTTGAAGTCAGCCAGGATGTCTATGCCAGGGTAGCCGGTTTTCCGCGCGCATCGTTTCAAACTGAACTGACCAAGGTGATCGCGAGTTCGCATAGAATGGATGGCAAAAACTACTTCGTGGCGGTCGGCCTGCTTTCAAATCCGAGTGGCTTGCTCAAAGACGGCATGACCGGTTATGCCAAGATTATCTGTGGCAAAACCAGTCCGATGGGGATACTGTCCAGGAAATTTGTCCGCTTTTTCAGGGTTGAATTCTGGTCATGGTGGTAGCGCAAATACTGAAAACACGGGCTCTCGTCCCCAATCACCGGTTTGTTAAAATTATCTAAAATGCTGTCAATTTTACATAAATACTTGACAAGCTGTCGGTAGGTTGTATATTTATAATACTTACGAGAATGATTCTATCATTTTCCTGTTTAAACCTGCCATCGAAAGATGGAAATAACCGGTCATCGGAAACGACGACATAGGAGGTTCTGATGTACGAACTGTTCATCGAAGAACTGGAAGAAAAGGTTGCTCCGGTTCGCATTAGCCAGGGTGGTCAGTAGACCCCCGAAATTTGACCGGTGAAAGCCGCCTTTACAGGCGGCTTTCGTCTTTATGGTTCATCTTATTGACCAGGGTCGAGATTTCGCTTTTCAGGTTTTCCGCGCGCGGTTGCTTGAGAAAGCTCTGCAGATACTTCTTGTTGTCGATTTTGCGAGCCAAAACTTTCAGCACGGCCACCGCCTCCTTATAACTGATATAGGCCTCTTCATAGTCGAGCTGTTTCTGTTTAAGGTTGCCCAGCTGAAACTTGATTTTCCACTTCAGGCAAATCTGACACAGCTCATCGCTTCGCCTCAATGCTGTCTCGAAATCAGTCGCGGCTGAATCGAGTTCACCTCGTCTCATTGCAATCATCCCCCTCAAATAAAGATACTCCGCGCGCAGTATACTGTTAACCGGATCACTCATAATCTCAGCGACTTCATCCAGGTAATCAAGTTCGCAACCCGGCAGGCAAGCCAGGTCGGTTTTCATACGCGCAAGAGAGATTACACCTTTGAGGTTGTTAAATTCATGTTTTGCGACCACCTGCAGGCCCTCATCGATCGCCTTTTGAGCCGCCTCGAAATCATCAGCAAACTCCAATTCCGCTTCAGATTTTAAAGCTAAAGAGTTAACGATTCCGAGCGGATCGTCATTCTTGTACGAGAGTTCGAGCGTTTTTTCGAGGTACTTTGAGAATATGTCCGGCTGGTACAGGCTCAAAAACAGGCGTGAATAGTTCAGATACAACAGCACTGCGCTGCGGGGATCTTCAATATTCGCCAGGATCATTTCGGCTTCATCGAGGATCTTTTCAACTTGCACGAATTCGCCCGATTGCAACCAGACTGTTGACAGCGTTATCATGAACATCAACTGGAAAGGCTGATCCTCGAGTTCGGTCGATGTACTCAGGCCTTCCTGGGCCATGCTTTCCGCTTTCTGATAATTGCCCAGGGTCAGCTCACAGGAGGCGATATTGTCGAGGTTGAACATGATCTCACGGGTTGAATCGATATCGCGATTGATCTTGAGGGCATCGTAGAGATACTTCAAAGCCGGTTTGATCTGCCCCAGTTCATAATACGTCACACCGAGATTGTTGTAGGTGCGGGCCAGTTCGGGCAGGTCATTTATTTCTTCTTTGATCGCGATCGATCGTTTATAATAGTCGATTGTTTTAGCGTACTCATGTTGCATCACGTAACAGGAGCCGATATTGCTCAAAGTCGAGGCGATGTCTTTTTTGAGGTCGAGTTCTTCCTGGATTTTGAGCGCTTTGAAATAACTCTCAAGAGCCAGATCGATCTTGCTTCCGACCCAGTGCATATTTCCGAGATTGTTGTAGGTATGTGAGATTTCGACCTTGTCGCCGATCTCCCGGTACAGACCGAGGGCTTTTTCGAGTGCTTTCAGGCCCCGACGGTAATCGAATCGTGATTTATAGATATCACCAAGGTGCTTGTAAGCGGCGGCCAGGTATTCACGCCTCTCGATTTTATTTTTTAGACGCACGATCCGGGCGAAGCTCGCCAGGGCGGTATTGGTCAGGCCGAGCTTGTTCTCAATATCTCCCTTAACGTTCAAGAGCCTGGCTATATGGTTTGTGGTATCTTCATGCTCTGACTGTTTAAAAGCAATCTGAAGGCAGTTCGAAACCAGTTTGAGAGCGAAACGATACTGGTTTGATGAGAGCCTGTGTTCGACGGCTTTCAATGTCCAGCGCAGTGATTCCTGGAGGCTTTCAGCCAGCGTGTAATGACGTGCGATGTAAAGCGCTTTCTGTTCGCGAGTGAAAACCGCGGACTTCTTCACGATTTCTGCCGCTTTCATATGCAGCTTTTTCAAGGTATCCGGATCGTTTTCGGAAAGCATCGCCACCCGCAACAGCTGATTTTTGAGACGGTAGCGGTTGTTCTTTTTTGTCAGCAAACCACTCTCTTCAAACCGCCTCAGCATCCGATCCGGTTCGTATGAGTGATCGAGTTCAAACTTGACGTAGAACTGCTCATCGAACTCGTGATTGATGACAGCCAGGCGCCGCAATGCCATGCGTTCATCGGGCCCCAGATAATTAACCGCTTCTAAAATCTTGATGAGGATTTTATTCGACGGGCAGTAAGCTATGAAATCGGTCACATCGACCGCCCAGTGCTCGCCGTCATAACCGATAATATCGGCAGCCTGCATCTCGTTTAATATCTCGGCCAGAGTCTCGATCGAGTCGGAACTGATATCCGAAAGCTTCTCCAAAAATTCCCCGTTTACTACCTCGGGATCGAACCAGTTCTCGATCTCTGCCACAATATCGAGAGCGATTTCCCGTGCTCCCGGTGGCGAAGCCACAAGCCTCACCGACGGTTGCAGGTAAAGCCTGATCTGGTTATCAGGCTGAACAGTCGTACCGCCATCGGTCAGAAGTGTGGTATCTATCGAGACTTGACCAGCAGATTTCCGTGCGGTAATTCTAGCAGAGGTTTTAGATTTTATGTCTTTTCTGGATATAACTTCAATATTTCGCTTCTGATACTCCGCGGTCAGAATCGTCCTGAATGATTCAAGCACAACTTTATCAC encodes:
- a CDS encoding tetratricopeptide repeat protein; translated protein: MTTIRLPERYEVLNKIGAGGGGEVFAVHDRERDLDLALKVFIPDDFTSFDEQAFFEEFLLSLKLNCRYLTCAYDYGYTRENLPYYTMELLPRSNIYEQVSAYDDKHLIDITRMCSEAIAFLHHFNLLHNDLKPANVKLAESSNRLLVKLLDFGLALDNSLENARHKLSGTVEFMAPELFDNQSADSRSDMYSLGVMLYLLVCGRLPFEDDDPLKVISSKLEQEAPEIVQDDHDLPEEFLDLISALLSRKPEERPGNAWQLAYACAELSGGQEPAFDFNELLSTAVSLRLAKEFYKQDFHENCNASYCFSDKVVLESFRTILTAEYQKRNIEVISRKDIKSKTSARITARKSAGQVSIDTTLLTDGGTTVQPDNQIRLYLQPSVRLVASPPGAREIALDIVAEIENWFDPEVVNGEFLEKLSDISSDSIETLAEILNEMQAADIIGYDGEHWAVDVTDFIAYCPSNKILIKILEAVNYLGPDERMALRRLAVINHEFDEQFYVKFELDHSYEPDRMLRRFEESGLLTKKNNRYRLKNQLLRVAMLSENDPDTLKKLHMKAAEIVKKSAVFTREQKALYIARHYTLAESLQESLRWTLKAVEHRLSSNQYRFALKLVSNCLQIAFKQSEHEDTTNHIARLLNVKGDIENKLGLTNTALASFARIVRLKNKIERREYLAAAYKHLGDIYKSRFDYRRGLKALEKALGLYREIGDKVEISHTYNNLGNMHWVGSKIDLALESYFKALKIQEELDLKKDIASTLSNIGSCYVMQHEYAKTIDYYKRSIAIKEEINDLPELARTYNNLGVTYYELGQIKPALKYLYDALKINRDIDSTREIMFNLDNIASCELTLGNYQKAESMAQEGLSTSTELEDQPFQLMFMITLSTVWLQSGEFVQVEKILDEAEMILANIEDPRSAVLLYLNYSRLFLSLYQPDIFSKYLEKTLELSYKNDDPLGIVNSLALKSEAELEFADDFEAAQKAIDEGLQVVAKHEFNNLKGVISLARMKTDLACLPGCELDYLDEVAEIMSDPVNSILRAEYLYLRGMIAMRRGELDSAATDFETALRRSDELCQICLKWKIKFQLGNLKQKQLDYEEAYISYKEAVAVLKVLARKIDNKKYLQSFLKQPRAENLKSEISTLVNKMNHKDESRL